One Paenibacillus crassostreae DNA segment encodes these proteins:
- a CDS encoding inositol monophosphatase family protein — protein MSALNQKDKVPYVVTSKSFTAVAINAAAKAGEWIKSRLGTVKELNTKYSSHDLVTEVDKGAEQMIRKLILTHFPDHEILGEEAVEPGPDASVRALKESLDAEYLWIVDPVDGTTNYVHGFPFFAVSIALAYKGEVIVGVIYDISRDELFVAEKGKGAYVHGKPTLVSQECTIGTSLLATGFPPDQNFAFPINMLGLQHVAPKSRSIRAGGSAALHMAYVAAGRLSGYWEIGLNSWDLAAGVLLVKESGGEVTDTLGRPYDLSVRHIVASNGQIHHELIEALEEAGATGF, from the coding sequence ATGAGTGCTTTGAACCAAAAGGATAAAGTTCCTTATGTTGTGACAAGCAAGAGCTTTACCGCAGTTGCAATTAATGCAGCAGCGAAGGCGGGCGAATGGATCAAGAGTAGATTAGGTACGGTGAAAGAATTAAATACAAAATATTCATCACATGATTTAGTGACAGAAGTAGATAAAGGTGCAGAGCAGATGATACGCAAGCTCATTCTCACACATTTCCCTGATCATGAAATTCTCGGAGAAGAGGCTGTTGAGCCAGGACCAGATGCTTCGGTACGTGCTTTAAAGGAATCTCTAGATGCAGAATACTTATGGATCGTTGATCCTGTAGATGGTACCACTAATTATGTACACGGATTTCCATTCTTTGCTGTCTCTATTGCACTTGCCTACAAGGGTGAAGTCATTGTAGGTGTAATTTATGATATATCAAGAGATGAACTGTTTGTAGCTGAGAAGGGTAAAGGCGCTTATGTTCATGGAAAACCAACCCTAGTCTCGCAGGAATGTACGATTGGAACAAGCTTATTAGCAACGGGTTTTCCGCCTGATCAAAACTTTGCTTTTCCAATAAATATGTTGGGTCTACAACATGTAGCACCAAAGTCTCGTAGTATTCGTGCGGGTGGATCAGCTGCCTTGCATATGGCCTATGTAGCCGCAGGAAGACTTAGTGGATATTGGGAAATCGGTCTGAATTCATGGGATTTAGCTGCTGGAGTTCTTCTGGTGAAGGAATCTGGGGGGGAAGTTACGGATACATTGGGACGCCCTTATGATCTAAGTGTTAGACATATAGTGGCAAGTAACGGTCAAATTCATCATGAATTGATTGAAGCATTGGAAGAAGCAGGAGCTACAGGGTTTTAG
- a CDS encoding D-alanine--D-alanine ligase, with amino-acid sequence MNKSRVGLVYGGKSGEHEVSLQTAFAVMNAFDYNKYDIIPFYITKKGEWLKGEVRQSPFEKIEDLKLMNHSEGSQAALAVLFSRLNDGESSATLDLMFPLLHGTFGEDGTIQGLFEMANMPYVGAGVLASAAGMDKVVMKKLFAEAGLPQVGYRYFTRSQWMHDSYEIIVGVEDHLGYPCFVKPANLGSSVGISKAKDRDELERAINFALRYDIKVIVEEFVDAREIEVSVLGNDEPMASVPGEIVSSSEYYDYAAKYTDGQSQMLIPAPLDPELADRIRDAAIVAFQALEGSGISRADFFVRKSDQSILINEVNTMPGFTPYSMYPLLWRETGLDYATLLDRMIELALERYASKQALDYNND; translated from the coding sequence ATGAATAAATCTAGAGTAGGTCTTGTATACGGTGGTAAATCAGGAGAACATGAGGTATCATTGCAAACTGCTTTCGCGGTAATGAACGCCTTTGATTACAATAAATATGACATTATTCCTTTCTACATTACGAAAAAGGGAGAATGGTTAAAAGGGGAAGTACGACAATCTCCTTTTGAGAAGATAGAAGATCTAAAACTAATGAATCATTCGGAAGGATCACAAGCTGCATTAGCTGTTTTATTCAGTCGGTTAAATGACGGAGAATCTTCTGCAACACTGGATCTTATGTTTCCTCTTCTGCATGGAACTTTTGGCGAAGATGGTACCATTCAAGGGTTATTCGAAATGGCTAACATGCCTTATGTGGGTGCAGGAGTATTAGCTTCAGCTGCTGGGATGGATAAGGTAGTTATGAAGAAGTTATTTGCTGAAGCTGGGTTACCGCAAGTTGGCTATCGTTATTTCACACGTAGTCAATGGATGCACGACAGTTACGAAATTATTGTAGGTGTGGAAGATCATTTGGGGTATCCGTGTTTTGTTAAGCCAGCCAATCTAGGTTCCAGTGTAGGAATCTCTAAAGCTAAAGACCGCGATGAACTTGAGCGGGCGATTAACTTTGCCTTGCGTTATGATATTAAGGTCATAGTCGAAGAATTCGTTGATGCAAGGGAAATAGAGGTTAGTGTACTTGGGAATGATGAACCTATGGCTTCAGTTCCTGGTGAAATCGTATCATCAAGCGAGTATTATGACTATGCTGCTAAATATACCGATGGTCAATCACAAATGCTGATCCCTGCACCACTTGATCCAGAATTGGCTGATAGGATTAGGGATGCGGCAATAGTTGCATTTCAAGCGCTTGAAGGAAGTGGAATTAGTCGGGCAGATTTCTTCGTACGTAAATCGGATCAGAGTATCCTTATTAATGAAGTGAACACGATGCCTGGTTTTACACCTTATAGTATGTACCCTCTATTATGGCGGGAGACAGGATTGGATTATGCGACACTACTCGATCGTATGATTGAATTGGCATTGGAACGTTACGCTAGCAAACAAGCATTAGATTATAATAACGATTAA
- a CDS encoding response regulator transcription factor — protein MYKVMLVDDERMILDGISQVVDWRSSGTELIATARNGIEAYEKIISNKPDIVISDICMPGLDGLGLVEKTWLSYPSVKFIMLSGHKDFDYARRAMQYGVKHYLLKPCNESQILKAIQELLKEREEQQERDKFMDRIKHGLQKVLPHVKEQFLKEFITNKTYGTTDVEYYEDLFELSLISQSVRMVLIQLDEIREYEYLFALKNIAEDILPSVLLSTTIEGRLLILLPESDHVETLIQDIEMVRSTFYKFYKLDITIALSEADRMVNARKLYREMLQCMNHRFYIGEGSLIMMHDLALHERDGALDLNYILDEEKFCLLIKSGNIDEVGQDIERLFTHLDEMRLEIAMTRSYVLQLYAAMIRICPSGEINSFTKGMTMLAEMETLAGLKIFVIEAANQLTKGYYKNNIHRQSSTVDKMISIIVNNYKNDQLSLNGVANQILYMNPDYLGKIFKKVTGNSFSNYVNQYRIQRACEYIRSGDNVRVFELADQFGFSGNSQYFSQVFKKYIGMTPTEFIKS, from the coding sequence ATGTATAAAGTGATGTTAGTGGATGATGAACGTATGATTCTCGATGGCATATCACAGGTGGTGGATTGGAGAAGTTCCGGAACTGAACTAATAGCTACTGCTAGAAACGGGATAGAAGCTTACGAGAAGATCATTTCTAACAAGCCAGATATTGTAATCAGTGATATTTGTATGCCTGGACTTGATGGATTGGGTCTTGTAGAGAAAACATGGTTGAGCTACCCAAGTGTAAAATTTATTATGTTGTCTGGACACAAGGACTTCGATTATGCCAGACGTGCCATGCAATATGGGGTGAAGCACTATTTATTAAAACCATGTAACGAGTCGCAAATTCTTAAAGCAATTCAGGAGTTACTAAAGGAACGGGAAGAGCAACAAGAACGTGATAAATTTATGGATCGCATCAAGCATGGACTCCAAAAAGTGTTGCCTCATGTTAAGGAGCAATTTCTTAAAGAATTTATTACGAATAAAACATATGGTACAACGGATGTAGAGTATTACGAGGATTTGTTTGAACTCTCGTTAATTAGCCAATCAGTAAGGATGGTATTAATTCAACTTGATGAGATTCGTGAATATGAGTACTTATTTGCTTTGAAAAATATAGCGGAGGATATTCTTCCAAGTGTTCTACTTAGTACAACGATTGAAGGTCGGTTATTAATTCTTCTACCAGAATCCGATCATGTCGAAACACTTATTCAAGATATTGAAATGGTACGGTCAACATTTTATAAATTCTATAAGCTAGATATCACAATTGCTCTAAGTGAAGCAGATCGTATGGTTAATGCCCGTAAATTGTATCGTGAGATGCTTCAATGTATGAATCATCGTTTTTATATTGGTGAAGGTAGTTTAATTATGATGCATGATTTAGCACTCCATGAACGTGATGGTGCGTTAGATTTAAATTATATATTGGATGAAGAGAAGTTTTGTTTACTCATCAAATCTGGAAATATTGATGAGGTAGGACAAGATATTGAGCGGTTATTTACGCATTTAGATGAGATGAGATTGGAAATTGCTATGACTCGTTCATACGTACTCCAACTTTATGCTGCAATGATACGTATCTGTCCATCAGGGGAGATTAACTCCTTTACGAAGGGGATGACAATGCTGGCAGAAATGGAGACGCTGGCTGGATTGAAGATATTTGTAATCGAAGCAGCGAATCAATTAACTAAGGGATATTATAAGAATAATATTCATCGACAGTCATCAACGGTAGATAAAATGATTTCCATTATCGTGAATAATTATAAGAATGATCAATTGTCTTTAAATGGTGTGGCTAATCAAATTTTATATATGAACCCAGATTATTTAGGTAAGATATTTAAAAAAGTAACCGGCAATAGTTTCTCAAATTATGTGAATCAGTATCGAATCCAGCGCGCCTGTGAATATATTCGCAGCGGTGATAATGTGAGGGTATTCGAACTTGCAGATCAGTTTGGATTCTCAGGCAACTCGCAATATTTCAGTCAGGTATTCAAGAAATATATAGGGATGACTCCAACGGAATTTATTAAATCATGA
- the uvsE gene encoding UV DNA damage repair endonuclease UvsE, giving the protein MIVRFGYVAMSMVVQDTSPSKTMTMTSFNKLADREGALLKLERIARTNLHNTLRLLKHNVAHDIKVYRFSSKLIPLATHGDLEDWSPMPVLQDSFAEVGEFVKKHEMRVSFHPDHFTVLSTPRPVVLINSVRDLKHHVTMLNAMGLDATAKNNIHIGGAYGDKPSAAARFEEHFEHLSRDIQERLTLENDDKTFNAIETLRVCQNVKLPMVLDIHHQWVNNEGELPWELWPYIRETWQSELAQADAQVNKPLVPKIHVSSPRSVRDIRSHADGVEVGPLLDFLRRIAKDTPYLDVMIEAKSKDTALFGLMQDLGQFVTEGVTVKDKASIEIQP; this is encoded by the coding sequence ATGATTGTTCGGTTCGGATATGTTGCGATGTCCATGGTTGTGCAGGATACATCTCCTTCCAAAACGATGACGATGACCAGTTTTAATAAGTTAGCTGATCGGGAGGGAGCGCTTCTGAAGTTGGAACGTATTGCACGCACGAATCTGCATAATACGTTGCGGCTTCTGAAACATAATGTAGCACACGACATAAAGGTATATCGCTTTTCTTCCAAACTAATCCCACTAGCAACACATGGAGATCTGGAAGATTGGAGCCCTATGCCTGTGTTACAGGATTCATTTGCTGAGGTAGGTGAATTTGTTAAGAAACATGAGATGAGAGTGTCCTTTCATCCAGATCATTTCACGGTATTAAGCACACCGCGTCCAGTGGTTCTAATTAATTCTGTACGTGATCTGAAACATCATGTGACTATGTTGAATGCAATGGGACTTGATGCAACCGCTAAGAACAATATTCATATAGGTGGAGCTTATGGGGACAAGCCATCTGCCGCTGCTCGATTTGAAGAACATTTCGAACATTTAAGCCGGGATATCCAGGAGAGATTAACGCTTGAGAATGATGATAAGACATTCAACGCTATCGAGACTTTGAGAGTATGTCAAAATGTTAAACTACCGATGGTATTGGATATTCATCATCAATGGGTGAACAATGAGGGTGAACTACCATGGGAGCTATGGCCATATATACGCGAAACATGGCAGAGTGAACTGGCGCAAGCTGACGCACAAGTTAATAAACCTTTGGTACCTAAAATTCATGTGTCCAGTCCTAGGAGTGTAAGGGATATCCGAAGTCATGCAGATGGTGTAGAGGTTGGACCGTTGTTAGATTTTCTAAGAAGAATTGCAAAGGATACACCGTATTTAGACGTTATGATTGAAGCTAAAAGTAAAGATACAGCGTTGTTTGGGCTGATGCAGGATTTGGGTCAGTTTGTTACAGAAGGGGTAACCGTTAAAGATAAGGCGAGTATTGAGATCCAACCATAG
- a CDS encoding stalk domain-containing protein: MVQLWKKKISVVNLAVLLSTTLGMFSGLTSVQAQAIEPDPYRIVALGDSLTVGYEPEMDLTSTPYGFVDRLHEQGLFHSRTETINYGILGLKGTGLEHFLDAAQKGVAISAEDIQPGLVDPRAGEIGASAIQLKADIQSADLITITIGGNDLGIIISEADNLVDAELNLKVEQLLTSYKTTMTAIIENLHEMNKDALIVVADQYQPIPEIANRAMYPKLINAANSFTGVVEQLVTDFQSQSVNIKIAHVAEEFVGGESTMTHIIGDRDIHPNQLGYGVMAEVFAEVVWGEYLKPSINDKAEPMTIVVKGKELKTPYQPVLRKNQNFVAIKDIVDAIGATSVWDSKSSSATITYGDRTVVIKIGSSTVTVNGESIAVTSPAFLHKVGTEGKTYVPLAVIATGLGFDVQYIASLRTAFINQ; this comes from the coding sequence TTGGTACAATTATGGAAAAAGAAGATTTCAGTTGTGAACTTAGCTGTTTTGCTATCTACAACTTTAGGAATGTTTAGTGGATTGACTTCTGTACAAGCGCAGGCAATAGAGCCAGATCCTTATCGCATTGTTGCACTAGGGGATTCTCTTACGGTGGGATATGAGCCTGAGATGGATCTGACTAGTACACCATATGGATTTGTGGATCGTTTACATGAACAAGGATTATTCCATAGTAGAACAGAGACTATTAATTATGGGATCTTAGGTTTGAAAGGTACAGGATTGGAACATTTTCTAGATGCAGCCCAAAAGGGGGTAGCTATTTCTGCAGAGGATATTCAACCTGGACTTGTAGACCCTAGAGCAGGGGAAATTGGAGCATCTGCTATTCAATTGAAAGCTGACATCCAATCAGCAGATCTCATTACAATTACTATAGGAGGTAATGATTTAGGAATCATTATTAGTGAAGCTGATAATTTGGTTGACGCAGAACTTAACTTAAAAGTAGAGCAATTATTAACTTCTTATAAGACTACAATGACAGCAATCATCGAAAACTTGCATGAAATGAATAAGGATGCACTTATTGTTGTTGCTGATCAATATCAGCCTATTCCTGAAATTGCTAATCGAGCAATGTATCCTAAATTAATTAATGCTGCAAATTCATTTACAGGTGTCGTAGAGCAGTTAGTTACTGATTTTCAAAGTCAAAGTGTGAATATCAAAATTGCTCATGTAGCTGAAGAGTTTGTGGGTGGGGAGAGTACGATGACTCATATTATCGGAGATCGGGATATACATCCTAATCAACTTGGATATGGGGTTATGGCTGAAGTATTTGCAGAAGTCGTCTGGGGTGAATACTTGAAACCAAGTATCAATGATAAAGCTGAACCTATGACAATTGTGGTGAAAGGAAAGGAACTGAAGACCCCTTATCAACCAGTGTTACGTAAAAATCAGAATTTCGTTGCGATCAAGGATATCGTAGATGCTATTGGAGCAACATCTGTTTGGGATAGTAAATCTTCCAGTGCTACAATTACCTATGGAGATCGAACAGTAGTTATTAAGATCGGTTCATCTACAGTCACTGTGAATGGAGAATCGATAGCTGTAACTTCACCAGCTTTTTTACACAAGGTGGGAACTGAAGGGAAAACTTATGTTCCGTTAGCCGTAATTGCTACAGGTCTAGGGTTCGATGTGCAGTATATTGCTTCATTAAGAACCGCCTTCATTAATCAATAA
- a CDS encoding sensor histidine kinase has protein sequence MIGLISLLMLVSFAIYITVLKNVFSIYDEQIYKKSSQVLTMSSIGIESQLKEMEELSFKVVSDEQIQSYLSQLQDDSSAYEKLVLHKKITDRIIAFAGSEKYVYSMMVIDQERNVMVAGNREGIPETLQNDLVALAEEYDGSNAWMLGGRGFSLLSVREIKSFTNATFTLENLGTLVFRVRIDRIVDDQVQDAGNEGQLIITDGKDILYPQEPLLTESEMLIEMNNDKLYSIDSYEHGRYFAAKFRSSYTDWTYFHITPFHQMFERITFIKSFVTIVFIFIFVLAILFGTRLALSITRPIDRLIKKMRDIEEGDLDKLEELALGTVPSSPQSEVGLLYRTFKMMIQRIRELINENYTKQLLIRETELKALQAQINPHFLYNTLESINWLAKTNKQDQISKMVESLGFLLRSSINFDNQLITLGSEIDIVMSYVTIQKVRFEERLEFTIDIESYLENALIPKLTLQPLVENAIHYALEPNIEPCQIVIIVRENQGVITIFVQDNGPGMDPEFLKQLSEGKVQTLGKGIGLSNIEERIKLTYGSEWGLHIESEPNIKTSVQVRIPYIKGGELDV, from the coding sequence GTGATTGGTCTCATTTCTCTGTTAATGCTAGTTAGTTTTGCTATTTATATAACAGTTCTGAAAAATGTATTCAGCATTTATGATGAACAAATCTATAAGAAATCATCTCAAGTGTTAACGATGTCCTCTATCGGAATTGAGAGTCAGCTAAAAGAAATGGAAGAGTTATCTTTTAAAGTTGTATCAGATGAGCAAATTCAAAGTTACTTATCGCAACTACAGGATGATAGTTCTGCCTATGAAAAATTGGTATTACATAAAAAGATAACAGATCGAATCATTGCCTTTGCAGGATCGGAGAAATATGTGTATTCGATGATGGTGATAGATCAGGAGAGAAATGTCATGGTAGCGGGCAACCGTGAGGGAATTCCAGAAACACTTCAGAATGACCTTGTTGCACTTGCCGAAGAATATGATGGATCTAATGCATGGATGTTGGGTGGAAGAGGGTTCTCTTTACTTAGCGTTCGAGAAATCAAATCATTCACGAACGCTACGTTCACTTTGGAGAATCTAGGCACACTTGTCTTTCGGGTTCGTATCGATCGAATTGTTGACGATCAAGTGCAAGATGCAGGAAATGAAGGTCAATTAATTATTACGGACGGTAAGGATATTCTCTATCCCCAGGAGCCATTACTAACCGAATCTGAAATGTTGATTGAGATGAATAATGACAAACTCTATAGTATAGATTCTTATGAGCATGGTAGGTATTTCGCAGCGAAATTTCGATCTTCGTATACGGATTGGACCTATTTTCATATAACTCCTTTTCATCAAATGTTTGAACGAATTACGTTCATCAAAAGTTTTGTCACGATCGTCTTTATATTTATTTTTGTACTGGCCATTCTGTTTGGAACGAGGTTAGCGTTAAGTATCACACGGCCGATTGATCGACTTATCAAAAAAATGCGTGATATAGAGGAAGGTGATCTCGATAAATTAGAAGAGTTGGCTTTAGGGACGGTACCTTCTTCTCCGCAATCTGAGGTTGGACTACTTTATCGCACATTCAAAATGATGATTCAACGCATTCGTGAGTTAATTAACGAGAATTACACGAAACAACTACTTATTAGAGAAACCGAACTAAAGGCACTTCAGGCTCAAATCAACCCTCATTTCCTCTACAATACGCTTGAATCCATTAATTGGTTAGCTAAAACGAACAAACAAGATCAGATTTCAAAAATGGTAGAATCTCTAGGATTTCTATTACGTAGTTCAATCAATTTTGACAATCAATTAATTACGCTTGGCAGCGAAATAGATATAGTCATGAGTTATGTAACGATACAAAAGGTTAGATTTGAAGAACGCTTAGAATTCACGATAGACATAGAATCATATTTAGAGAACGCCCTTATTCCAAAACTAACTTTACAGCCACTGGTGGAGAATGCTATTCATTATGCTCTAGAGCCTAATATTGAACCATGTCAGATTGTAATTATAGTAAGGGAAAATCAAGGGGTCATTACTATCTTTGTGCAGGATAATGGACCGGGAATGGACCCAGAGTTTCTTAAACAGTTATCAGAAGGAAAAGTGCAGACATTAGGAAAGGGGATTGGTCTAAGTAATATTGAAGAGCGAATAAAATTGACCTATGGGAGCGAGTGGGGGCTCCATATCGAGAGTGAACCTAACATCAAGACGTCCGTCCAAGTTAGAATTCCCTATATCAAAGGAGGCGAGCTAGATGTATAA
- a CDS encoding amidase domain-containing protein, whose translation MEQPWKQLLFTYVNQYNQCQIDYRAESQQQVVTDMSFVMERSKRMKRLSDWYEMRESIPLRSETRAKLIQMIRESDQDVILDIQLHSKLYYSKGGMTHREDMIQRERLNFIRDGFQWVIVSIEQLTVERHPNLENLSLPNEGTGSFGEGSGPYLNAHVWGSGSNRRPVKYSREEAVAYADLWWDSENPEFITFTVNCTNYISQCLFAGGAPIHYTGNRATGWWYKGYVSNKEWWSYSWAVSNSLEYLLSTSTKGLRAEVVDRAEQLMLGDVIIYDWDGDGNYQHSTIVTAFDAGGMPLVNANTVSSRHRYWDYKDSYAWQENTKYQFLHIPDIF comes from the coding sequence ATGGAACAACCATGGAAACAGTTATTATTTACTTATGTTAATCAATATAACCAATGCCAGATTGATTACCGAGCGGAATCACAGCAACAAGTGGTAACCGATATGTCGTTTGTAATGGAAAGATCTAAGCGAATGAAAAGGTTATCGGACTGGTATGAGATGCGGGAATCCATACCACTACGAAGTGAAACACGAGCAAAATTGATACAAATGATTCGAGAATCAGATCAAGATGTGATACTGGATATTCAGCTTCACTCCAAGCTTTATTATTCTAAGGGAGGAATGACTCATCGAGAAGATATGATACAACGTGAACGTTTAAATTTTATTCGTGATGGATTCCAATGGGTTATCGTATCGATCGAACAGCTAACCGTTGAACGTCACCCTAATCTTGAGAATTTATCACTACCTAATGAAGGAACGGGATCATTTGGTGAAGGATCTGGACCCTATTTAAATGCGCATGTATGGGGTAGTGGATCTAACCGTCGCCCTGTGAAGTATTCACGGGAAGAGGCTGTAGCTTATGCAGATCTGTGGTGGGATTCTGAGAACCCAGAATTTATAACCTTTACGGTAAACTGTACTAATTATATCTCGCAGTGCCTCTTTGCAGGGGGGGCTCCAATCCACTATACTGGTAACAGAGCAACAGGTTGGTGGTACAAAGGATACGTAAGCAATAAAGAGTGGTGGAGTTATAGTTGGGCTGTATCTAATAGCTTGGAGTATTTATTGAGTACTAGTACCAAGGGCCTTAGAGCTGAAGTTGTCGATCGGGCAGAACAATTAATGCTTGGAGATGTAATCATCTATGATTGGGATGGTGATGGGAACTATCAGCATAGCACCATCGTAACGGCATTTGACGCTGGAGGAATGCCATTGGTTAATGCAAATACCGTGAGTAGTCGACATCGTTATTGGGATTATAAAGACTCTTATGCTTGGCAAGAGAATACTAAATATCAGTTCTTGCATATTCCAGATATCTTTTAA